A window from Manis javanica isolate MJ-LG chromosome 10, MJ_LKY, whole genome shotgun sequence encodes these proteins:
- the IL4R gene encoding interleukin-4 receptor subunit alpha isoform X4: MFRIYNVTYMEPTLRLVASTLKSGASYSARVRAWAQIYNSTWSEWSPSTNWTNYYKPWEQRLSLGISIACVIILAVCPVCYISIIKIKKEWWDQIPNPAHSALVAIVIQDSQVPLWGKQSRGQEPAKCLHWKTCLTKLLPCLLEHGMEKDEDSSKAAKNGPFQGPGKPAWHPVEVSKMVLWPEDISVVRCVEIFEAQVGNEEEEVEEDKESFCPSPENSGSSFQEGREGIAARLTEHLFLDILEGENGGFCPQGLGELCLPPPSGSTQMPWAEFPSEEPQEAPSLGKEQTFNPESNPLATLTQSPASLAFTETPSVVTDNPAYRRFSDFLSQSSGSGELNSDPQLAECLKEADSSVLSAVQPSEPPTAPQPQLETWEQILRQSVLQHRAAPAPASAPTSAYRELVHMVGPRRLQDSGVAGFGSSGEAGYKAFSSVITNSAICPGTSRIEASNGEGGYRPFQSLTPGCPAASAPVPGPLFTFGLDMEPPHSPQNSFFPSSNPEHFGLEPVVKGEDSQKALLCPEPATEPLRDDLGSGIVYSALTCHLCGHLKQCHGQEEHGKAILASRCCGCCCGDRSSPSVSPLRALDPLPGGVPLGASLPPAPLEPLGTSEEGKSPLFFPPDPSNTPSLSHTPKMVMLSTGPTGTSTS, translated from the exons TTCAGAATCTATAATGTGACCTACATGGAGCCCACCCTCCGCTTGGTGGCCAGCACCCTAAAGTCTGGGGCTTCCTACAGTGCACGAGTAAGGGCCTGGGCCCAGATCTACAATAGCACTTGGAGTGAGTGGAGCCCCAGCACCAACTGGACTAACT ACTACAAGCCCTGGGAGCAGCGCCTCTCACTTGGCATCAGCATTGCCTGCGTCATCATCCTGGCTGTCTGCCCAGTCTGCTATATCAGCATTATCAA gattaagAAGGAATGGTGGGACCAGATCCCTAACCCAGCCCACAGTGCACTCGTGGCCATTGTCATCCAGGACTCCCAG GTGCCACTGTGGGGAAAACAGTCCCGAGGCCAGGAACCAGCCAAGTGCCT ACACTGGAAGACTTGTCTTACCAAGCTCCTGCCCTGTTTACTGGAGCATGGAATGGAAAAGGACGAGGATTCCTCCAAGGCTGCCAAAAATGGGCCTTTTCAGGGTCCTGGAAAACCTGCATGGCACCCTGTAGAGGTCAGCAAGATGGTCCTCTGGCCGGAAGACATCAGTGTGGTGCGGTGCGTGGAGATCTTTGAGGCCCAGGTAGGGaatgaagaggaggaggtggaagaaGATAAAGAGAGCTTCTGCCCATCGCCTGAGAACAGTGGGAGCAgcttccaggagggcagggaaggcATCGCGGCCCGGCTAACGGAGCACCTGTTCCTGGACATTCTTGAGGGTGAGAATGGGGGCTTCTGCCCACAGGGCTTGGGGGAGTTGTGCCTTCCCCCACCGTCAGGAAGTACCCAGATGCCCTGGGCTGAGTTCCCAAGTGAGGAGCCCCAGGAGGCACCGTCCCTGGGCAAGGAGCAGACTTTTAACCCGGAGTCAAATCCACTGGCTACTCTGACACAAAGCCCAGCCAGCCTGGCTTTCACAGAGACGCCTTCTGTAGTCACAGACAATCCCGCTTACCGCCGCTTCAGCGACTTTCTGAGCCAGTCGTCAGGTTCTGGAGAGCTCAACTCAGACCCACAGCTGGCCGAGTGCCTGAAGGAAGCGGACTCCAGTGTCCTCTCTGCCGTGCAGCCCTCTGAGCCACCCACAGCACCCCAGCCACAGCTGGAAACCTGGGAGCAGATTCTCCGCCAGAGTGTGCTCCAGCAcagggcagccccagcccccgCTTCAGCCCCCACGAGTGCCTACCGGGAGCTTGTGCACATGGTGGGGCCGCGCAGACTGCAGGACAGTGGGGTGGCGGGCTTTGGCTCTTCGGGAGAAGCTGGGTACAAGGCCTTCTCCAGTGTGATCACTAACAGTGCCATCTGCCCAGGGACATCTCGGATTGAGGCCAGTAATGGGGAAGGGGGCTACAGGCCCTTCCAGAGCCTCACTCCTGGCTGTCCTGCAGCTTCTGCCCCAGTCCCTGGCCCTCTGTTCACCTTTGGACTGGACATGGAGCcacctcacagccctcagaactCATTCTTCCCAAGCAGCAACCCAGAGCACTTTGGCCTGGAGCCAGTGGTAAAGGGTGAGGATAGCCAGAAGGCCCTGCTCTGCCCAGAGCCAGCCACAGAGCCCCTCAGGGATGACCTGGGGAGCGGCATTGTGTACTCAGCCCTTACCTGCCACCTCTGTGGCCACCTGAAGCAGTGTCATGGGCAGGAAGAGCATGGCAAGGCCATCCTAGCCAGCCgctgctgtggctgctgctgtGGAGACAGGTCCTCACCCTCAGTGAGCCCCTTGAGGGCCCTAGACCCTCTGCCAGGTGGGGTTCCACTGGGGGCcagcctccctccagcccccttGGAACCCCTGGGCACGTCAGAGGAGGGTAAATCACCCCTGTTCTTCCCGCCTGACCCCAGCAATACTCCAAGTTTAAGCCACACTCCCAAAATGGTTATGCTCTCCACAGGGCCCACAGGCACGAGCACTTCCTAA